The genomic window ATTCGGTACATATGTTAAACCAGTTGAAAAACCAAAGGCTCCGTCTTTCATACCAGATTCTATTAACTGTTGCATGGACTTTATTGCAGATTCATTTGGGAGTTTATTTGTCCATCCCATAACTTCGGTTCTAACTGCTGAATGCGGGACGAGGTAAGCAACATTGCACCCAATATTCCCGTCTAATGAATCTAGATACTCTCCAACTGAATTCCAGGTAATTTCGCCAGGAATATCACCATTTACTGATTGTAAATATATGATTAATTCGGATATGACTTTTGTCGAAGCAGGTGCATAGGAAAGGCCATCTTGTCCAATTACTTCCGTTGTAACACCTTGTCTGATTTTTGGTTCATTATAGGGATCATGAAATAAATACAAATCACAATGTGAATGCATATCAATAAATCCTGGAGATATAACTAATCCTGTTGCATCAATAATATTTTTTGCTTCTGGTTCTGAGCCCTGTGGAATTATTTTGATAGAATCGTCTTTAATTCCAACTGATGCTGAGTAACCTTTATCACCAGATCCGTCAATTATTGTTCCGTTTTTAATAATATAATCAAACATAAACTATTCCAAAGCTAATTAAATTGA from SAR202 cluster bacterium includes these protein-coding regions:
- a CDS encoding amidohydrolase family protein, whose amino-acid sequence is MFDYIIKNGTIIDGSGDKGYSASVGIKDDSIKIIPQGSEPEAKNIIDATGLVISPGFIDMHSHCDLYLFHDPYNEPKIRQGVTTEVIGQDGLSYAPASTKVISELIIYLQSVNGDIPGEITWNSVGEYLDSLDGNIGCNVAYLVPHSAVRTEVMGWTNKLPNESAIKSMQQLIESGMKDGAFGFSTGLTYVPN